A stretch of Gopherus evgoodei ecotype Sinaloan lineage chromosome 19, rGopEvg1_v1.p, whole genome shotgun sequence DNA encodes these proteins:
- the LOC115637310 gene encoding oligoribonuclease, mitochondrial-like yields the protein MRAWFLGSAGRRLLSALRAGIPDGAAMAGGSIGLRMVWVDLEMTGLDIEKDQIIEMACLITDSDLNILAEGPNLIINQPDELLDGMSEWCKEHHGKSGLTKAVKESTISLQHAEYEFLSFVRQQTPPGLCPLAGNSVHADKKFLDKYMPQFMRHLHYRIIDVSTVKELCRRWYPEEFEFAPKKVASHRALDDIRESVKELQFYRNSIFKRKTDEKKRKLIEKGESDKTVS from the exons ATGCGTGCTTGGTTTCTGGGCTCAGCCGGACGCCGGCTGCTGTCGGCACTGAGAGCCGGGATCCCGGACGGAGCGGCCATGGCGGGTGGCAGCATTGGGCTGAGGATGGTCTGGGTGGATCTGGAG ATGACGGGACTGGACATAGAGAAGGACCAGATCATTGAGATGGCTTGTCTCATAACTGATTCTGATTTAAACATTTTGGCTGAG GGTCCCAACCTGATTATAAACCAGCCGGATGAGTTGCTGGATGGCATGTCAGAATGGTGTAAAGAGCATCATGGGAAG TCTGGCCTTACTAAGGCAGTGAAAGAAAGTACAATTTCATTGCAGCACGCGGAGTATGAATTTCTGTCCTTTGTACGACAGCAAACGCCCCCTGGCCTCTGTCCTCTTGCAG GAAACTCTGTTCATGCAGATAAGAAGTTTCTTGACAAATATATGCCTCAGTTCATGAGGCACCTTCATTACAGGATAATTGATGTGAGCACTGTCAAAGAACTTTGCAG GCGCTGGTATCCAGAAGAATTTGAATTTGCACCAAAGAAGGTGGCTTCTCACAG AGCACTCGATGACATCAGGGAAAGCGTCAAAGAACTTCAGTTCTACAGAAATAGCATCTTCAAGAGGAAAAcagatgaaaagaaaagaaagttaatAGAAAAAGGAGAAAGTGATAAAACTGTGAGCTGA